One genomic region from bacterium encodes:
- a CDS encoding diacylglycerol kinase family lipid kinase, whose translation MQLKKVRLIYNPKSGLMHRPRLIRKGIEGVLAGAPFAYDFVETEYRGHAHELARQAAAEGYDAVVAIGGDGTVNEVGSALLYTGTALGIIPAGSGNGLARGLSIPVAVRRAARILLHGRIRTIDAGTIEDRIFFIVTGLGFDALVGKLFDDRTLRGPLPYFYIGIREFFFFRPETFRLEFDGRTVERSALLVTVANTPQWGLGAIIAPKAEPDDGLLDVCLIRNITWLRALIHLPKLFTGRIEEVREYERYQTTALRISRPKPGPFHVDGEPVDAGRSVEIGVKPQALKVIVPMRHRAPLPVRAISKARAWQKQLLQP comes from the coding sequence GTGCAACTAAAAAAAGTCAGATTGATTTATAATCCCAAATCGGGCTTGATGCATAGGCCGCGGCTGATCCGCAAGGGGATCGAGGGCGTCCTTGCCGGGGCCCCGTTTGCCTACGACTTTGTCGAGACTGAATACCGCGGACATGCCCATGAATTGGCCCGGCAGGCCGCAGCCGAAGGCTATGATGCGGTTGTGGCGATCGGTGGCGACGGGACGGTGAATGAGGTGGGCTCCGCCCTTTTGTATACCGGCACCGCGCTCGGGATCATTCCGGCGGGATCCGGCAACGGGCTGGCGCGCGGGCTCTCCATCCCGGTGGCGGTCCGGCGTGCCGCCCGGATCCTGCTGCACGGCCGGATCCGCACGATCGATGCCGGGACCATCGAAGACCGTATCTTTTTCATTGTCACCGGTCTCGGTTTCGATGCCCTGGTCGGTAAGCTCTTTGATGACCGCACCCTGCGCGGTCCGCTCCCCTACTTTTACATCGGCATTCGCGAGTTCTTCTTCTTCCGGCCCGAGACCTTCCGGCTGGAATTCGACGGCCGGACCGTCGAGCGCTCCGCGCTGCTGGTGACGGTTGCCAATACGCCGCAGTGGGGCCTTGGGGCCATCATCGCCCCCAAGGCCGAGCCGGATGACGGCCTGCTCGACGTCTGTCTTATCCGCAACATCACATGGCTGCGAGCGCTCATCCATCTTCCCAAGCTCTTCACCGGCCGGATCGAAGAGGTACGCGAATACGAACGCTATCAGACCACCGCCTTGCGCATCTCGCGGCCCAAACCGGGACCTTTTCATGTCGATGGCGAGCCCGTTGATGCGGGACGGTCGGTGGAGATCGGCGTCAAACCGCAAGCCCTGAAGGTGATTGTCCCCATGCGCCATCGCGCCCCGCTGCCGGTGCGGGCGATTTCCAAAGCCCGCGCTTGGCAGAAGCAGCTGTTACAGCCCTGA